The Helianthus annuus cultivar XRQ/B chromosome 11, HanXRQr2.0-SUNRISE, whole genome shotgun sequence region TCCATTTGATTTAAAATAGTTTATGTTATGAAGATTACATAAATAAAAGTGACTTGCATTGCAACATTTGGTTTAAGCTATTTTAGTTAGGAGTGTAACCATAAACGGTCGTGCAGCCTCTCTTCACCGGCACCAAACATGGCATCAACCCGTTCACCGTCTCTATAGAAGTGGAACGTAGGCGTGTATCGAATATGTTGGGTTGTTTCTGGGCATTCGTCGATGTCTGCGTACACGAAAGAAAGTTTTGGGAACTTGCTGCTTAAGTGGTTGAACGAAGGGAGAATATCCGCACAAACACGACACCTGTAAACAACAATAAAATATACAAATTTTAGTTTAAACATGATCACGGTCAAGGGCGGATCTATGTGTTCGGATGATAGGGAAAcgatgacatttaactctttaaaaaAATAACTGAAATCCCGCTATTTATGGCTACATACCCTGTAGCGACCTTCGACCTATACGCTACACTATTCGCTATAGAgaccgctattgacaactataaACTAGAGGTGAACATATGAACTGTCTTGTGAACCGAAACCAGTTTTTAACCCCAACCGAAACTGATTATCAAAAACTGGTCGCGGTTTCAAACCAAACCGCCAGTTTGATATTGGTTCGAAAACTCCGTTGAAACTGAGCCGCTTAAAAAGTGATTTCAAACCAAACCGCCAGTTTGATATTGGTTTGAAAACTCCATTGAAACCGAGCCGCTTAAAAACCGGTTGCAAACCTCACCAATCCTTTTCCGGTTTCAAAACCGAATAGTTTGGGAAAGAACCTGTTTTGACCATCTTTGACCGAAACCGGACCGGTTGGGCTCAGAAACCTATTTAACCTAAACTGAAACCTATTATAAACTGGTCCCGGTTTCAAACCGAACCACCGGTTTGATACCTAGAACTCTTTCGTTGAAACCGAACAAGTTACAAACCGATTTCAAAGCGGACCGTTCCGTTTCCACTTGGAAACCAGTCTCAAAACCAAACAGGTTTAAACAAACACCGGTTTTGACCATCTTTGACTAAAACCGAACCGGTTTGGGATTAAAAAAAAACCTATTTGTGCCCCTCTACATGAAACCACATTCACtcaggcatttcatcgaacaccttatCTTCAACTTTAGTTTCACAATCTCAAACACTCTCAACTTAAAACTGTGAAATTATCAATCTGTACTCTACAGTTCTAAAATCGTACCcctttaataaaaacaaaattgttGTTTATAAATCAGCAATTGACATACCAAGATGCACCGAAGTTGATGACAGCCTGAAATTGGATAAAAATCATATAATTAAGAACTAAAAAAGCAGAATTATAACGAAGATGATGAAGCAAATTGATTTAGAAGTAGTGAAGATTCATATACAGGGGATTTTGAAGTTCTGATTTGATGAAAGATGCCTCTGAGATGCTCATCGTTTGTTGCAGTGATGAGGTTACCATTGGGGTTTGTTTGATTGTGGGTGTTTGTTGTTTTTGTGTTCGCCATGTTTGCGTTCTCGTTAGCTATGGGGGATGAGGACTTCACCCCTTACCTAAAATTGGTTTCTATATCTTTAAAGAGTAAATTGCAAATTTTGTCGTTTACGTTTTAACGTTAACGTTAGCATTCTGCGGAGTCCTTTAGCATAAATGTTGACGAGTTCAATATATAATTTTTCAAAATTCTGTATGTCATGTTTTTTTAACCCTGActtagttagattttttggttaagtatgatTAAAGAACTAGTAAATTGCTCCGCGCGTTGCCGCAGTGTTCCGTAAAATTTTTACGTCAAAACATAGAACAACTgaaaaacgtacataaaaataagtacgAAAACGTATTACATTTGACCCAACTCATTTTAAGAGAAATTTACGTAGAAAAGTAAATCAACTTAAATTTATACACACACGTACATAAAATAACATGTAAAACTCAATTacaaagtttttagaaagttAAATAGGTTGTAAGTGTCAATGTTGAAATttaaggggtagcggcgcagcttgttgctcgtctacctaccattagtttgtaatcgtattGAGTTTGTtcaattataataataaaaaactacCGATTttcacaccaaaaaaaaaaaaaaaaaaaaaaaactataaaagtaTAGAAAAGACAAAAAGGACATTGAAAAAAAAACCTCACATCACTATTCACAATAGTTGGTAATtgtattatctatatctatactttctataaaaggagaaatccaagtgacataagaaa contains the following coding sequences:
- the LOC110891287 gene encoding thioredoxin-like 3-3 → MANTKTTNTHNQTNPNGNLITATNDEHLRGIFHQIRTSKSPAVINFGASWCRVCADILPSFNHLSSKFPKLSFVYADIDECPETTQHIRYTPTFHFYRDGERVDAMFGAGEERLHDRLWLHS